In one window of Desulfovibrio sp. UIB00 DNA:
- the folP gene encoding dihydropteroate synthase, translated as MTDSICPAALSRGADWHILGGRALKTPSPFGVMGIVNLTPDSFYDGGRHNAPASGLNHALTLRNQGADILDLGAESSRPGAAELPPQQETERLLPVLSGLRQAAPGAVISVDTYHAATAAAVLDMGAAIINDISACAFDPALLDVLVQYKPGYVLMHSQGRPQTMQHDPRYTDVRREVLEFFEREMSRLVRAGLPEDRIVLDPGIGFGKTLEHNLTLLAHPEDWLALGRPVLMALSMKSVFGGLLGLPSQERGLATATATAMLRGKGVFWHRVHDVVAARQAMTLALALEAN; from the coding sequence ATGACCGATAGCATTTGCCCGGCCGCTCTTTCCAGGGGCGCAGACTGGCATATTCTTGGGGGGCGGGCGTTGAAGACGCCCTCCCCCTTTGGCGTCATGGGTATTGTGAATCTGACCCCAGATTCCTTCTATGACGGGGGCCGGCACAACGCCCCGGCATCGGGCCTCAACCATGCGCTGACCCTGCGCAACCAGGGTGCAGACATTCTTGACCTTGGTGCGGAATCGTCGCGGCCCGGAGCTGCGGAACTGCCCCCCCAGCAGGAAACCGAGCGCCTGCTGCCGGTTCTGTCAGGGCTGCGCCAGGCTGCGCCCGGAGCCGTAATCTCCGTTGACACCTACCATGCCGCCACGGCTGCCGCAGTGCTGGACATGGGGGCTGCCATCATCAACGATATTTCGGCCTGCGCCTTTGATCCCGCCCTGCTGGATGTGCTTGTGCAGTACAAGCCCGGCTATGTGCTGATGCACAGTCAAGGCCGCCCGCAGACCATGCAGCACGATCCGCGCTACACTGACGTTCGACGTGAAGTGCTGGAATTCTTTGAGCGCGAGATGTCGCGTCTGGTGCGGGCGGGCCTGCCGGAAGACCGCATTGTGCTTGACCCCGGCATCGGCTTTGGCAAGACGCTTGAACACAACCTCACCCTGCTGGCCCACCCGGAAGACTGGCTCGCCCTTGGGCGCCCCGTGCTCATGGCCTTGTCCATGAAATCCGTTTTTGGCGGGCTTCTGGGCCTTCCGTCGCAGGAGCGCGGCCTGGCAACAGCCACGGCCACGGCAATGCTGCGCGGCAAGGGTGTGTTCTGGCACAGGGTACATGATGTTGTTGCGGCCCGTCAGGCCATGACTCTTGCTTTGGCTCTTGAGGCCAACTAG
- the cdaA gene encoding diadenylate cyclase CdaA: MFDHIAIDWRDVMDIAVVSILLYQVIQMLRGSRALTVLTGLGLLTLLYFFSNALGLYTLTWLLQHIFSSLFILIVVIFQADIRQALGEMGARPIFRRSSIKNIGVEEVVTACVEMARLRVGALIVIERSMRLGDMIKREGVRIDAQLSRQLLMNIFYPKAPLHDGAVIISRNRITAAACILPLAEAKGQNFGTRHRAALGIARESDALVIVVSEERGEISVALKDELMRALDATRLRQVLNEIL, from the coding sequence GTGTTTGACCATATTGCCATAGACTGGCGCGATGTAATGGATATAGCTGTGGTCAGCATTCTGCTGTACCAGGTTATCCAGATGCTGCGCGGCTCGCGGGCGCTGACAGTCCTTACAGGGCTGGGCCTGCTTACGCTGTTGTATTTCTTTTCAAACGCTCTCGGCCTGTACACGCTTACCTGGCTGTTGCAGCACATCTTCAGCTCCCTGTTCATCCTCATAGTCGTTATTTTTCAGGCCGACATCCGTCAGGCCCTGGGCGAAATGGGCGCACGGCCTATCTTTCGCCGATCCAGCATAAAGAATATTGGCGTGGAAGAAGTGGTGACCGCATGTGTTGAAATGGCACGGCTGCGGGTGGGTGCACTTATTGTTATTGAACGCAGCATGCGCCTTGGCGATATGATCAAACGCGAAGGCGTGCGCATTGATGCGCAGCTTTCACGGCAGCTGCTCATGAATATTTTTTACCCCAAGGCCCCCCTGCACGATGGCGCAGTAATCATCAGCCGAAACAGAATCACCGCTGCGGCCTGCATTCTGCCGCTGGCCGAAGCCAAGGGGCAGAACTTCGGCACGCGGCACCGGGCGGCACTGGGTATCGCCCGTGAAAGTGATGCTCTGGTCATTGTTGTTTCTGAAGAAAGAGGCGAAATTTCCGTGGCCCTCAAGGATGAGCTGATGCGCGCCCTTGACGCTACCCGCCTCAGGCAGGTGCTTAATGAAATCCTCTGA
- the ftsH gene encoding ATP-dependent zinc metalloprotease FtsH: MLWAIIVLAMVMLFNMFQQPQGITQRVPYSDFLSQVDNGQLMSVTIQGHTLIGRTSDGKTVQSYAPQDIGLVNRLIEKKVEIKAEPPEEQPWYMTLLVSWFPMLLLVGVWIFFMRQMQSGGGKAMSFGRSRARLLNQDSTRVTFADVAGVDEAKDELSEVVEFLSNPKKFTRLGGRIPKGVLLVGPPGTGKTLLARAVAGEAGVPFFSISGSDFVEMFVGVGASRVRDLFVQGKKNAPCLIFIDEIDAVGRQRGAGLGGGHDEREQTLNQLLVEMDGFESNEGVILIAATNRPDVLDPALLRPGRFDRQVMVPTPDLRGRRRILEVHTKRTPLAGDVDLEVLARGTPGFSGADLENLVNEAALQAAKLNQDRLDMHDFEYAKDKVLMGRERRSLILSEEEKRITAYHEGGHALAARLLPGSDPVHKVTIIPRGRALGVTMQLPEEDRHGYSRSFLRNNLVVLLGGRVAEEIIFDDITTGASNDIERVTRMARKMVCEWGMSEAVGTLAIGETGEEVFIGREWVQNKNFSEDTARLVDSEVKRIVEDAHSRCRKLLEENLDTLHRIAQALLDRETITGEDLELLMDNKELPPLDSNGKPVPASTAAKGGKAAKSGAEFVIEPDTDAQAPEQNVEQKPEQQSEQAESKQSKTENTRNNSKENDR, from the coding sequence ATGCTGTGGGCGATAATCGTCCTGGCGATGGTCATGCTTTTCAATATGTTCCAGCAACCGCAGGGGATCACCCAGCGGGTGCCCTACTCAGATTTTCTCAGTCAGGTGGACAACGGCCAGCTCATGTCCGTGACCATTCAGGGGCACACCCTCATCGGGCGCACCTCTGACGGAAAAACCGTGCAGTCCTACGCTCCGCAGGACATCGGCCTCGTAAACCGCCTTATTGAAAAAAAGGTCGAAATCAAGGCCGAACCGCCGGAAGAACAGCCATGGTACATGACCCTGCTGGTTTCATGGTTCCCCATGCTTTTGCTTGTGGGCGTGTGGATTTTCTTTATGCGCCAGATGCAGAGCGGTGGCGGCAAGGCCATGAGCTTTGGTCGGTCGCGCGCTCGCCTGCTCAATCAGGACAGCACCCGCGTTACCTTTGCTGACGTGGCTGGTGTTGACGAAGCCAAGGACGAGCTTTCGGAAGTTGTGGAATTTCTCTCCAACCCCAAAAAGTTTACCCGCCTTGGCGGGCGCATCCCCAAGGGCGTGTTGCTCGTGGGCCCTCCCGGCACGGGTAAGACCCTTCTGGCGCGAGCCGTGGCTGGCGAGGCCGGGGTGCCGTTCTTTTCCATTTCTGGCTCCGACTTTGTTGAAATGTTTGTGGGCGTGGGCGCTTCGCGCGTTCGCGACCTTTTTGTTCAGGGCAAGAAAAACGCGCCCTGTCTGATATTTATTGACGAAATTGACGCCGTTGGCCGTCAGCGTGGCGCTGGCCTCGGCGGCGGACATGATGAACGCGAGCAGACCCTGAACCAACTGCTTGTGGAAATGGACGGCTTTGAAAGCAATGAAGGAGTTATCCTCATTGCCGCCACCAACCGCCCAGATGTGCTGGACCCCGCCCTGCTGCGTCCTGGCCGTTTTGACCGTCAGGTGATGGTGCCCACGCCCGATCTGCGTGGCCGCCGCCGCATCCTTGAAGTGCACACCAAACGCACGCCGCTTGCGGGCGATGTTGATCTGGAGGTGCTGGCGCGCGGTACACCTGGCTTTTCCGGCGCTGACCTTGAAAATCTGGTCAACGAAGCGGCCCTTCAGGCCGCCAAGCTCAATCAGGACCGTCTGGACATGCACGATTTCGAGTATGCCAAGGACAAGGTTCTCATGGGCCGCGAACGCCGCAGCCTTATCCTCTCCGAGGAAGAAAAGCGCATCACCGCCTATCACGAAGGCGGTCACGCCCTGGCTGCCCGCCTGCTGCCCGGTTCCGACCCCGTGCACAAGGTTACTATCATTCCGCGTGGGCGCGCCCTCGGCGTGACCATGCAGCTGCCGGAAGAAGACCGCCACGGCTATTCGCGCTCCTTCCTGCGCAATAATCTGGTGGTGCTGCTGGGCGGACGCGTAGCGGAAGAAATTATTTTTGACGACATTACCACCGGCGCCTCCAACGACATTGAACGCGTCACCCGTATGGCCCGCAAGATGGTCTGCGAGTGGGGCATGAGCGAAGCCGTGGGTACGCTGGCCATCGGCGAAACCGGCGAAGAAGTTTTTATTGGCCGCGAATGGGTGCAGAACAAGAACTTCAGCGAAGACACGGCACGGCTTGTGGATTCGGAAGTGAAGCGCATTGTGGAAGACGCGCACAGCCGCTGCCGCAAGCTGCTTGAGGAAAATCTGGATACCCTTCACCGCATTGCCCAGGCCCTTCTTGACCGCGAAACCATCACTGGCGAGGATCTTGAGCTGCTCATGGACAACAAGGAGCTGCCCCCGCTCGACAGCAACGGCAAACCCGTACCCGCCAGCACTGCCGCCAAGGGTGGCAAGGCTGCCAAATCCGGCGCTGAATTTGTCATTGAACCAGATACCGATGCTCAGGCTCCTGAACAGAATGTAGAGCAGAAACCGGAGCAGCAATCGGAGCAGGCGGAGTCCAAACAGTCCAAAACCGAGAACACCCGGAACAACAGTAAAGAAAATGACCGATAG
- the galU gene encoding UTP--glucose-1-phosphate uridylyltransferase GalU produces MKDIRKVVIPVAGWGTRSLPATKNIPKEMLPIYNKPVIQYVVEEAQRANIEDVIFVTNRDKTVIEDHFDYNLQLEGVLERAGKLDKLAEVRKVAEMVNIMSVRQKRQLGLGHAVLCARELVRDDPFAIMVGDDLMFGGAPGIGQLIEVAMAEKMPVIGVMEVPWEKVSRYGIIDGDEVTPGVFRVKNMVEKPAREDAPSRMAIVGRYVLTPDIFDYLEKVEPGHGGEIQLTDALQAMAQERGMMAVRMSGMRFDAGDWAEFLTANIYFALQDEELRYDLLKLLKNFVQFH; encoded by the coding sequence ATGAAGGATATTCGTAAAGTCGTCATTCCCGTGGCCGGATGGGGCACCCGTTCCTTGCCTGCAACAAAGAATATTCCCAAGGAAATGCTGCCCATCTACAACAAGCCCGTCATCCAGTATGTGGTTGAAGAAGCGCAGCGCGCCAATATTGAAGACGTGATTTTCGTCACCAACCGCGACAAAACGGTTATTGAAGATCACTTCGACTACAACCTCCAGCTTGAGGGCGTGCTTGAACGCGCGGGCAAGCTCGACAAACTGGCTGAAGTGCGCAAGGTGGCCGAGATGGTCAACATCATGTCCGTGCGGCAAAAGCGCCAGCTTGGACTTGGCCATGCGGTGCTGTGCGCGCGCGAACTTGTGCGTGACGATCCCTTTGCCATCATGGTGGGCGATGACCTCATGTTTGGCGGTGCTCCCGGCATCGGCCAGCTCATTGAAGTTGCCATGGCCGAAAAAATGCCGGTCATCGGCGTGATGGAAGTACCGTGGGAAAAGGTCAGCCGCTACGGCATCATTGATGGCGATGAAGTGACCCCCGGCGTGTTCCGCGTCAAAAACATGGTGGAAAAACCCGCCCGTGAAGACGCGCCCTCGCGCATGGCAATTGTTGGCCGTTATGTACTCACGCCTGATATTTTTGACTATCTTGAAAAGGTCGAACCCGGTCACGGCGGCGAAATCCAGCTTACCGACGCACTCCAGGCCATGGCTCAAGAAAGGGGCATGATGGCCGTGCGTATGTCCGGCATGCGCTTTGACGCAGGCGACTGGGCGGAATTTCTCACCGCCAACATCTACTTTGCCCTTCAGGACGAAGAACTGCGCTACGATCTGCTCAAGCTGCTCAAGAATTTTGTGCAGTTCCATTAA
- the glmM gene encoding phosphoglucosamine mutase yields the protein MAERLFGTDGLRGTVNNYPMTVDVALRLGLAAGARFRRGDHQHKVVIGKDTRLSGYMFESALTSGLCAAGMHVIMTGPLPTPAISFLTRSMRADLGVVISASHNPFHDNGIKFFDADGYKLPDLTEDEISAMVLDSDYKWPYPEARGVGRATKIEDAGGRYIVYTKSCFPPQLTLSGLRIVVDCANGASYKVAPLALEELGAEVFRIGTSPDGTNINEHCGSLYPEVVAAKVREVRADVGLALDGDADRLIVVDEHGDIIDGDQLMAMCAQAMMARGELPGNLLVATAMSNMALEIFMKDHGGSLLRTKVGDRYVMEAMRREGAMLGGEQSGHLIFHKYSTTGDGLLAALQILRIMREKDKPLSELAGRLKPFPQKLINVRVEKRLPFEERPAIGEAVAKVEAELAGRGRVLLRYSGTESLCRVMVEGENPEKVKAFAEDLAVVVERELR from the coding sequence ATGGCTGAGCGTCTTTTCGGCACAGACGGACTGCGCGGCACGGTCAACAACTATCCCATGACCGTGGATGTGGCCCTGCGACTTGGTCTGGCGGCAGGTGCGCGCTTTCGGCGCGGCGACCACCAGCACAAGGTGGTCATCGGCAAGGATACGCGCCTTTCAGGCTATATGTTTGAATCTGCCCTCACTTCCGGCCTGTGCGCCGCCGGCATGCACGTGATCATGACCGGCCCGCTGCCCACCCCGGCCATATCCTTTCTCACCCGCAGCATGCGGGCCGACCTTGGGGTGGTTATTTCCGCCTCGCACAACCCCTTTCACGACAACGGCATCAAGTTTTTTGACGCCGATGGCTACAAGCTCCCCGACCTGACCGAAGACGAAATATCAGCCATGGTGCTGGATTCGGACTATAAATGGCCCTACCCCGAAGCGCGCGGCGTTGGCCGCGCCACCAAGATTGAAGACGCCGGGGGCCGCTATATTGTTTACACCAAGAGCTGTTTTCCTCCCCAGTTGACACTTTCTGGCCTGCGCATTGTGGTTGACTGCGCCAACGGCGCCAGCTACAAGGTTGCCCCTCTGGCTCTTGAAGAACTGGGAGCAGAAGTTTTCCGCATCGGCACAAGCCCAGACGGCACCAACATCAACGAGCACTGCGGCTCGCTCTATCCCGAAGTTGTGGCCGCCAAGGTGCGCGAGGTTCGGGCCGATGTGGGCCTTGCGCTGGACGGCGACGCCGACCGCCTCATTGTTGTGGACGAACACGGCGACATCATTGACGGCGACCAGCTCATGGCCATGTGCGCCCAGGCCATGATGGCCCGGGGCGAACTGCCGGGCAATCTGCTTGTGGCAACCGCCATGAGCAATATGGCCCTGGAAATTTTTATGAAGGATCACGGCGGTTCGCTGCTGCGCACCAAGGTGGGTGACCGCTACGTCATGGAAGCCATGCGGCGCGAAGGCGCCATGCTGGGCGGCGAGCAGTCGGGCCACCTTATTTTCCACAAGTACAGCACCACTGGTGATGGCCTGCTGGCGGCCCTGCAAATTCTGCGCATCATGCGCGAGAAGGACAAGCCCCTCTCCGAACTGGCAGGCAGGCTTAAGCCATTCCCGCAGAAGCTTATCAACGTGCGGGTCGAAAAACGTCTGCCCTTTGAGGAACGCCCCGCTATTGGCGAGGCTGTTGCCAAGGTCGAGGCGGAACTGGCCGGACGTGGGCGTGTGCTCCTGCGGTATTCCGGCACGGAATCTCTTTGCCGCGTCATGGTGGAAGGCGAAAATCCCGAAAAGGTCAAAGCTTTCGCTGAAGATCTGGCCGTTGTGGTTGAGCGCGAACTGCGCTGA
- a CDS encoding diguanylate cyclase, protein MLLITLAFNLLLTWVLIDRKQQIERVKLESIARSQRDNLQNDLLRLIFKTETLNALVIDNHGNIQEFERVAAALRDEDTIQAFVLAPGGTIDKVYPYTPANSLLVGQDMLDGNLGCHEAVTARHGAPLTLAGPVLLPNGDAALVGRLSVFLPDASGRPQYWGIAAILLRFPDVLTASDLSLLDSMDIDFGLWRTSPHKGGALLIAGSADSEKDAGSIDVPVTILNAHWLIRMSAGVAWYRSLESWLYVGMSVLLSLFLATLVQRNHDLTQIRTYLEAIAYRDALTGALNRRGLFEELQRRIAAPISKDFTLYYFDLNNFKSINDTYGHEAGDRVLQLFAEVVRAHAPVTHILGRMGGDEFVLLLNGTPSKERDKAAFARMHADLAKGLPELNIPGPITFSMGSAVYPDSALTVDALLSCADTAMYQDKERAKALG, encoded by the coding sequence ATGCTGCTCATCACGTTGGCCTTCAACTTACTTTTGACCTGGGTTTTGATTGACCGCAAACAGCAGATTGAACGGGTCAAACTTGAGAGCATCGCCCGCTCGCAGCGCGATAATCTCCAAAACGATCTGTTGCGCCTGATATTCAAAACGGAAACCCTGAACGCGCTTGTTATTGACAACCATGGGAACATTCAGGAATTCGAGCGCGTTGCCGCTGCCCTGCGGGATGAAGATACCATTCAGGCCTTTGTGCTCGCTCCGGGGGGCACCATCGACAAGGTGTACCCATATACACCAGCCAATAGCCTGCTGGTGGGGCAGGACATGCTGGACGGCAATCTTGGCTGCCACGAGGCCGTCACGGCCCGTCACGGCGCACCCCTGACCCTGGCGGGGCCGGTACTGTTGCCCAACGGGGATGCGGCTCTGGTGGGGCGACTTTCCGTATTCCTTCCTGATGCTTCCGGTCGCCCTCAGTATTGGGGTATCGCCGCGATATTGCTACGTTTTCCTGACGTGCTGACAGCCTCGGACCTTTCCCTGCTGGACAGCATGGATATCGACTTTGGCCTTTGGCGCACATCCCCCCACAAGGGAGGGGCTTTGCTTATTGCTGGCAGCGCGGATTCAGAAAAAGACGCAGGCAGCATAGACGTACCGGTGACAATTCTTAACGCCCACTGGCTGATCCGCATGTCGGCAGGCGTTGCGTGGTATAGATCACTGGAATCATGGCTCTATGTGGGCATGAGTGTTCTTCTCAGCCTTTTCCTTGCGACTCTAGTTCAAAGGAATCATGATCTTACACAAATTCGCACCTATCTTGAGGCCATCGCTTACAGGGACGCACTCACGGGCGCGCTCAACAGGCGTGGACTCTTTGAGGAACTGCAACGGCGCATAGCCGCACCAATTTCAAAAGATTTTACTTTATATTACTTTGACTTAAATAATTTTAAAAGCATTAACGACACCTATGGACATGAGGCGGGCGACCGAGTATTGCAACTCTTCGCAGAGGTTGTTCGCGCACATGCCCCGGTGACGCACATTCTGGGGCGTATGGGCGGGGATGAATTTGTGTTGCTGCTCAACGGCACCCCGTCCAAGGAGAGGGACAAAGCCGCCTTTGCCCGTATGCACGCCGATCTTGCAAAGGGGCTGCCCGAGCTGAACATACCCGGGCCGATCACGTTCAGCATGGGCAGTGCAGTGTACCCTGATTCGGCCCTCACGGTGGATGCGCTGCTCTCCTGCGCGGATACTGCCATGTACCAAGACAAGGAACGCGCCAAGGCTCTCGGCTGA
- the priA gene encoding primosomal protein N': MYATVALLTPPYASLTYTLPPEFPADFWQPGLRVAVPLGRGERTALRAAVLLRVSPTADLPEGVDCKSLGWPLENAPLLPAVLLELAEDLARRQGLHPGHILGHVLPQGLRLARVRLRNIESGKAVAWTLARIREALPEQRRTLAEALCNGTARMLPPGTDAASEEFCLLRVDPPWPVRPSAKRQIEVLDYLHQHGSVSRRRLVQSLGQAVTPALHTLLEAGHVNLARDNGVDDDDALDATEQSLLPPPPAPFALNDEQACALESMLEALRADEASSRLLFGVTGSGKTAVYLELAKACLAAGKSIMLLAPEVALAHKLRRDATCALPDAPLFFYHGYQSPARREATFRQMAQSDSPCIVVGTRSALFLPVPHLNCIVLDEEHDGSFKQDESLAYQAKEVAWFRVAQAKGLLVLGSATPDLKTFYAAENGHLPILRLPHRVGGRELPPVELVDISSLAPGSTSMDGLLAPQSEAALRETIERGEQAVVLLNRRGYAPLMYCLDCNRTLRCPHCEIGLTYHKGLEKLVCHYCGYSRPFPSPCPECGGMNFLPMGEGTERLAERLSVLAGGPVLRLDRDSTRRPGRMEEILAAFSRQEAPILVGTQMLSKGHHFPLVTLAVIADADLGLNLPDYRAAERTFQLLVQSAGRAGRGDKPGRVLIQTRDVEHYCWQYVRTADYEGFYQAELAKRRLRRYPPFVRLALIRISYALNEQGGPPALNDLAQALRSKAAELGVQLLGPAPAPLALLRGRKRFTCLIKGQDWQALRSLYFFALSQKASRHLRLFLDLDPINML; the protein is encoded by the coding sequence ATGTACGCCACCGTCGCCCTGCTCACCCCTCCATACGCCAGCCTTACCTACACACTGCCGCCCGAATTTCCCGCCGATTTCTGGCAGCCCGGATTGCGCGTGGCCGTGCCGCTGGGCCGTGGCGAGCGCACCGCCCTGCGCGCCGCAGTGCTTTTGCGCGTCAGCCCCACCGCCGACCTGCCGGAAGGCGTGGACTGCAAAAGCCTTGGCTGGCCGCTGGAAAACGCCCCCCTGCTCCCCGCTGTGCTGCTGGAACTGGCTGAAGATCTGGCCAGACGGCAAGGGCTGCACCCCGGTCATATTCTGGGGCATGTGCTGCCACAGGGCCTGCGCCTTGCACGGGTGCGGCTGCGTAATATCGAATCCGGCAAGGCAGTGGCCTGGACTCTTGCCCGCATCCGCGAAGCCCTGCCTGAACAGCGCCGGACTCTCGCCGAGGCCCTTTGCAACGGCACGGCCCGCATGCTGCCCCCCGGCACAGACGCCGCCAGCGAAGAATTTTGCCTGCTGCGCGTTGACCCGCCCTGGCCTGTACGGCCCTCGGCCAAACGCCAGATCGAGGTTCTGGACTATCTGCACCAGCACGGCAGCGTAAGCCGCAGACGGCTGGTGCAATCCCTCGGGCAAGCAGTAACACCTGCCCTCCATACCCTGCTGGAGGCCGGGCACGTCAACCTTGCGCGCGATAACGGCGTTGACGATGATGACGCCCTGGACGCCACAGAACAAAGCCTGTTGCCGCCCCCACCAGCCCCCTTTGCCCTTAACGATGAACAGGCATGTGCGCTTGAGAGCATGCTGGAGGCCCTGCGGGCAGACGAGGCTTCCTCGCGCCTGCTCTTTGGCGTGACCGGCAGCGGCAAAACAGCAGTATACCTTGAACTTGCCAAGGCCTGCCTTGCAGCGGGCAAAAGCATCATGCTGCTCGCCCCCGAAGTGGCGCTGGCTCACAAGTTGCGGCGAGATGCCACGTGCGCGCTGCCCGATGCCCCCTTATTTTTCTACCACGGCTACCAGTCGCCCGCGCGGCGGGAAGCGACCTTTCGCCAGATGGCGCAGAGCGACAGCCCCTGCATCGTCGTGGGTACTCGCTCGGCATTGTTTCTGCCAGTGCCCCACCTGAACTGCATTGTGCTGGACGAAGAGCACGACGGCTCTTTCAAGCAGGACGAAAGCCTGGCCTATCAGGCCAAGGAAGTGGCGTGGTTCCGCGTTGCCCAGGCAAAGGGGCTGCTGGTGCTTGGTTCTGCCACGCCAGACCTCAAGACCTTTTATGCGGCTGAAAACGGGCACCTGCCCATCCTGCGGCTACCGCACCGCGTGGGCGGACGCGAACTGCCACCGGTGGAACTGGTGGACATAAGCTCCCTAGCGCCCGGCTCAACCAGCATGGACGGTCTGCTGGCCCCACAAAGTGAAGCCGCACTGCGCGAGACCATTGAACGCGGCGAGCAAGCCGTGGTGCTGCTGAACAGGCGCGGCTACGCCCCCCTGATGTACTGCCTTGACTGCAACCGCACCCTGCGCTGCCCGCACTGCGAAATTGGGCTCACCTATCACAAAGGGCTGGAAAAACTCGTCTGCCACTATTGCGGCTATAGCCGACCATTTCCCTCGCCCTGCCCAGAGTGCGGCGGCATGAACTTTTTGCCCATGGGCGAAGGCACGGAACGCCTGGCCGAGCGCCTGAGCGTACTGGCCGGGGGGCCTGTGCTGCGGCTGGACAGGGACAGCACCCGCAGGCCCGGACGCATGGAAGAAATCCTTGCGGCCTTTTCCCGGCAGGAGGCCCCCATACTGGTGGGTACGCAAATGCTCTCCAAGGGGCATCACTTCCCTCTGGTGACGCTGGCCGTCATCGCGGATGCGGACCTGGGTCTGAACCTGCCGGACTACCGCGCCGCCGAGCGCACATTCCAATTGCTGGTGCAGTCTGCCGGGCGCGCTGGCAGGGGCGACAAGCCGGGCCGGGTGCTTATCCAGACGCGTGATGTGGAGCACTACTGCTGGCAGTACGTGCGCACCGCAGACTATGAGGGCTTTTATCAGGCAGAGCTTGCCAAACGTCGGTTGCGCCGTTACCCGCCCTTTGTACGGCTGGCGCTCATTCGCATATCCTACGCGCTGAACGAACAGGGCGGCCCCCCTGCTCTCAACGATCTGGCTCAGGCCCTGCGCAGCAAGGCAGCGGAACTGGGCGTGCAGCTTCTTGGCCCCGCCCCGGCCCCACTGGCCCTGTTGCGTGGGCGCAAGCGTTTTACATGTTTAATAAAAGGGCAGGACTGGCAGGCGTTACGCTCGCTCTATTTTTTTGCTTTATCACAAAAAGCTTCAAGACACTTGCGACTTTTTCTTGACCTTGATCCAATAAATATGTTGTGA
- a CDS encoding CdaR family protein — protein MKSSDPSRRPPHLLSMLLAIFIAVSMWYMVSVRDRLEAQIEVSLDYFGIPANLVVTDGLINKAIVRLRGPETLLRSITQRKIIQAVDLSSIKKGTTVVPLSAEHLGAAFRAFELIDVQPPRIVVKADTVQERSVPVKAVVDSPLRSGALTVENVSVTPATVVLRGPESVVSAIASVPLTIMLDPKAAGTTTQQTITLDTPGMVTATPPSVKVQYTITSGRTVISRRCKVEIAKESRLAYTVTPDEIAVLVEVPEALAKNSHYLGEMEVSFVTPEIQPGESVKTPLHFKLPEGMTLLNPVTEEVTVTRKKK, from the coding sequence ATGAAATCCTCTGATCCCTCACGCCGCCCGCCGCACCTGCTTTCCATGCTGCTGGCGATCTTTATCGCCGTGAGCATGTGGTACATGGTCAGCGTTCGCGACAGGCTGGAAGCGCAGATCGAAGTAAGCCTTGATTATTTTGGCATCCCCGCCAACCTTGTGGTGACTGACGGTCTCATCAACAAGGCCATTGTGCGCCTGCGCGGGCCGGAAACTCTTTTGCGCTCCATAACGCAGCGCAAGATTATTCAGGCTGTTGACCTTTCCTCCATCAAAAAGGGCACCACAGTAGTTCCGCTTTCGGCAGAACACCTGGGCGCGGCCTTCCGCGCGTTTGAGCTCATTGATGTGCAGCCCCCGCGCATTGTGGTCAAGGCCGACACCGTGCAGGAGCGAAGCGTACCTGTTAAGGCTGTTGTGGATTCGCCCCTGCGCAGCGGCGCCCTGACGGTGGAAAACGTCAGCGTGACCCCGGCCACGGTGGTTTTGCGCGGGCCGGAATCCGTTGTCTCCGCCATTGCCAGCGTGCCGCTGACCATCATGCTTGACCCCAAGGCAGCGGGCACAACAACGCAGCAGACCATCACGCTGGACACGCCGGGCATGGTCACGGCCACGCCGCCTTCCGTCAAGGTGCAGTACACCATCACCAGTGGGCGCACCGTCATCTCGCGCCGCTGCAAAGTGGAAATTGCCAAGGAAAGCCGCCTGGCCTATACGGTGACCCCCGATGAAATTGCCGTGCTGGTGGAGGTGCCCGAGGCTCTGGCAAAGAACAGCCATTACCTTGGCGAGATGGAAGTTTCTTTCGTCACGCCTGAAATCCAGCCGGGAGAGAGCGTTAAAACCCCCCTGCACTTCAAACTGCCGGAAGGAATGACTCTCTTGAACCCGGTTACGGAAGAAGTTACGGTAACAAGAAAAAAGAAATAA